The following proteins are encoded in a genomic region of Cryomorphaceae bacterium 1068:
- a CDS encoding T9SS type A sorting domain-containing protein, whose amino-acid sequence MKYAVLSFLLISLSVSTLGQISHGGEPYRWNSKDVLSYENYQLPEVDLKTLQEEDAINDKLKSAPYRFGKNIEVDIDIHNNGIWTELENGDGIWRLALNSKEATSLNFVFDSYIVPEGGQVFIYTEDKTQLLGSFTHENTSKNNSLGVGLIFSDKAIIEYYEPANVKGEGYLHINNVTHGYRDILVNVEREEKGAFGNSDDCNINVNCPTEIDIDFQKRSVAVIVVNNNGVCSGAMVNNTLQDGTPFFLTANHCLPGNTGFTQNWIFYFNHETPGCSGNNGPTNQSISGGTLLSNNNESDYALLELNDAPPSSYNVCYSGWDATDSQGSVSSAYGIHHPSGDVKKICFEEDAPYHENIGSFVNQTWFIDQWEEGVTEGGSSGSPLFNQNGLLIGQLAGGLAACDGDVNNGSFDYYGRMGVSWTFGNSPSNAIRFYLDQSGSGTLIVPNSCNTNLPDLNASLGVITGIPAASCELSPFTSSVNVVNLGIETIEEIVLEVNLNGSIETIEWSGNIAPQEDTFVSLGTFNPSNGVNNFTVEIISLNGDEDTDELGNVASRTFEAFDQALEINVIINLDNYPGETTWTITNEFNDVIASGGPYTDDDDPVNEIQCLEDGCYDFTIFDSANDGLCCGFGQGSYSVVDQFGTILASGAEFGSSETTQICAALDTQNTGNSELTLFPNPATDVLKIDAGNEVIDRISLFDISGKLITEKNKVNSPKTFFNINNLPSGLYVVEVVGSNGFTSREKVVVAKEE is encoded by the coding sequence ATGAAATACGCAGTCTTAAGCTTTCTTTTAATATCACTCTCTGTGAGCACATTAGGTCAAATTAGCCACGGAGGAGAACCGTACAGATGGAATTCAAAAGACGTATTGAGTTACGAAAACTATCAACTTCCGGAGGTAGATTTGAAAACCCTGCAAGAAGAAGATGCCATTAATGACAAATTAAAGAGTGCTCCATATCGATTTGGAAAAAACATTGAAGTAGATATTGACATCCACAACAATGGTATTTGGACCGAGCTTGAGAATGGCGATGGTATATGGCGTTTGGCATTAAACTCAAAAGAAGCAACGAGTCTGAATTTTGTCTTTGACTCTTACATAGTTCCTGAAGGCGGCCAGGTTTTCATTTACACGGAGGATAAGACTCAGCTTCTCGGAAGTTTCACCCACGAAAATACCAGCAAAAACAACAGTTTAGGCGTGGGGTTAATCTTTTCTGACAAGGCCATTATCGAGTATTACGAGCCGGCAAACGTAAAAGGAGAAGGATACTTGCACATCAACAATGTAACTCATGGATACCGCGATATCCTTGTGAATGTGGAAAGAGAAGAAAAAGGGGCCTTTGGAAACTCAGACGATTGCAACATCAATGTGAATTGTCCGACTGAAATTGATATTGATTTTCAAAAGCGGTCTGTAGCTGTCATCGTCGTGAACAATAATGGAGTTTGTTCAGGAGCCATGGTAAACAATACCCTTCAAGACGGCACTCCGTTTTTCTTAACAGCCAATCACTGCCTGCCCGGAAATACAGGCTTTACCCAAAACTGGATATTCTACTTCAATCATGAAACACCGGGCTGCAGCGGAAACAATGGTCCAACCAACCAAAGTATTTCAGGGGGTACGCTTTTGTCAAATAACAATGAAAGTGATTATGCGCTCTTGGAATTGAACGATGCTCCTCCATCAAGCTACAACGTTTGCTACTCAGGGTGGGACGCTACTGATTCTCAGGGATCGGTGAGTTCTGCTTATGGAATCCATCACCCCAGTGGAGATGTAAAAAAGATTTGCTTTGAAGAAGATGCGCCGTACCATGAAAACATCGGCTCTTTTGTCAATCAAACTTGGTTCATCGATCAGTGGGAAGAAGGTGTAACAGAAGGCGGGTCATCGGGCTCCCCCCTCTTTAATCAAAACGGCCTCCTTATCGGTCAACTAGCCGGTGGTCTGGCAGCCTGCGATGGAGATGTAAACAACGGTAGTTTTGACTATTACGGCAGAATGGGCGTTTCTTGGACGTTTGGGAATAGCCCCTCCAATGCAATTCGGTTTTATTTGGACCAATCGGGCTCAGGGACATTGATCGTACCGAATTCGTGCAATACCAACCTACCTGATTTAAATGCAAGCCTAGGAGTTATTACAGGGATTCCCGCAGCCTCCTGCGAGCTTTCTCCTTTTACTTCAAGTGTCAATGTGGTAAACCTCGGTATAGAAACCATTGAGGAAATTGTTCTCGAAGTAAACTTGAATGGGAGCATTGAAACTATTGAGTGGTCGGGAAATATTGCTCCTCAGGAAGATACATTTGTATCACTTGGTACATTCAATCCATCGAATGGAGTTAATAATTTCACCGTTGAAATTATCTCATTAAATGGCGATGAAGACACAGATGAGTTGGGAAACGTAGCCTCCAGAACTTTCGAAGCATTTGATCAAGCCTTAGAAATTAATGTCATCATCAACTTGGACAATTATCCTGGTGAAACTACTTGGACTATAACGAATGAATTTAATGATGTCATTGCTTCAGGAGGTCCATATACTGACGATGACGACCCCGTGAATGAAATACAGTGCTTAGAAGACGGCTGTTACGACTTTACTATTTTCGATTCTGCTAACGATGGACTCTGTTGCGGATTTGGCCAAGGTTCATATTCGGTGGTAGATCAATTTGGGACTATATTAGCTTCAGGAGCGGAATTTGGTTCATCAGAAACCACTCAAATATGTGCAGCTCTGGATACACAAAATACTGGGAATAGTGAGTTGACCCTCTTCCCCAATCCGGCTACCGATGTTCTTAAAATTGACGCAGGAAATGAGGTGATCGATCGAATAAGCCTATTCGACATTAGTGGAAAATTGATTACTGAAAAGAATAAAGTGAATTCTCCTAAAACCTTTTTCAACATCAATAACCTGCCTTCAGGACTTTATGTAGTAGAGGTGGTTGGTTCAAATGGA